In Aspergillus flavus chromosome 3, complete sequence, one genomic interval encodes:
- a CDS encoding heterokaryon incompatibility protein-domain-containing protein: MQTTNENANPERVPGDLCQHCQNITIENLRKGYEHDQRTQGCRLCFLLDSSKQRHILRLEGPILPGFPPNLCDSLKKRWKPIFVLTRKGDPAEKFGVPAIASPLPGTRSEDSFRFIKNCLQECLVNHNCSISMFRSRRHALFRRTTVDDGLDQKEPDGMADAGVPFRLIDVRAFCGDHSHDIECGHNVRLVENLPVCPKYMTLSHCWGKRLDANGITTIGNLPSRMKEINLDDLPANFWDAISINRRLGIRYLWIDALCIIQDSQDDWAQESVKMGHIYDGSYLTIAASASEDSNGGCYRGAGIRQDSLGGGTLIEITNKLGDISRETSTLILWAPTLSDDDPLREPAPLVGCPLSQRGWVFQERILSPRTIHFTNSQLVWECREVYEMEDRLPFVTPHDTLSLAMDREISPDWIKRIWYNWLIGFGYSSRKFTMMEDRLVAIAGIARSLHERTGIPYIAGLWTKNLGFGLGWLEAPNDGTEDLSRPSNRPYARRRPTWTWASTDHEFQYSLRNFIEDRYLHYVDSRIKTLGNVDDPFTIITGGWLKIRGGVYRGSGSYFTELHLDRSQEVVPFATERSQLESSVFNWNGALSQLYYIRLGQFSTRPTYRTVVVRESWLIVRRVEAEEEEEKEYERLGIAYRTHTSSLDEGEGQDTTEEYRRLSIGYPVPTKRLENEWYWVEEKGKKKLTPAFRVMDLKLV, encoded by the exons ATGCAGACAACTAATGAAAACGCCAATCCCGAGCGAGTACCAGGGGATCTATGTCAACACTGCCAGAATATCACCATCGAAAACCTAAGGAAAGGGTATGAGCACGACCAGAGAACACAAGGGTGCCGGCTTTGCTTTCTCCTCGATTCTTCCAAACAAAGACATATATTAAGACTTGAGGGACCCATTCTTCCCGGGTTTCCGCCAAACTTATGCGACTCTCTGAAAAAACGTTGGAAACCGATCTTTGTATTGACGAGAAAGG GTGACCCTGCTGAGAAGTTCGGTGTCCCGGCAATCGCTTCTCCTTTGCCTGGAACCCGGTCGGAGGACTCGTTCAGGTTCATCAAAAATTGCCTGCAAGAGTGCTTGGTGAATCACAACTGTTCCATAAGCATGTTCAGATCGCGTCGTCATGCTTTATTCAGAAGAACAACAGTTGATGATGGGCTTGACCAAAAAGAACCAGATGGCATGGCTGACGCTGGAGTTCCTTTTCGTTTGATTGACGTTCGAGCATTTTGCGGTGATCACAGCCATGACATTGAATGCGGACACAATGTGCGGTTAGTTGAAAACCTGCCAGTCTGCCCGAAATATATGACTCTGAGTCATTGTTGGGGCAAAAGGCTTGACGCCAATGGCATCACAACAATAGGAAATCTTCCCAGTCGTATGAAAGAAATCAACCTGGATGATCTACCTGCAAACTTCTGGGATGCTATCAGCATTAACCGCCGACTAGGTATTCGATACTTGTGGATCGATGCGTTGTGCATCATCCAAGACTCGCAGGATGATTGGGCTCAAGAGTCGGTGAAGATGGGCCATATATATGACGGCTCATATCTTACAATTGCAGCGAGTGCTAGCGAGGATAGTAACGGAGGCTGCTATCGCGGGGCTGGAATAAGGCAAGACAGCTTGGGTGGAGGGACTCTAATCGAGATCACAAACAAACTCGGAGACATAAGTCGTGAGACATCAACCTTAATCCTTTGGGCTCCAACTTTAAGTGATGATGACCCTCTTAGAGAGCCTGCCCCATTGGTTGGCTGTCCTCTGAGCCAGCGTGGATGGGTATTTCAGGAAAGAATTTTATCGCCAAGGACGATTCATTTCACAAACTCCCAATTGGTTTGGGAATGCCGAGAAGTATATGAGATGGAGGATCGTCTACCTTTCGTCACACCCCATGATACTTTGTCCCTGGCTATGGATCGAGAGATCTCTCCCGATTGGATAAAACGCATCTGGTACAACTGGCTCATCGGATTCGGATACTCCAGTAGAAAGTTCACTATGATGGAAGATCGACTTGTCGCTATAGCGGGAATTGCAAGATCTCTGCATGAACGGACAGGCATACCGTACATTGCTGGTCTATGGACGAAGAACTTGGGTTTTGGGTTAGGTTGGCTTGAAGCGCCTAACGATGGAACAGAAGATCTCTCTCGACCATCAAACAGACCTTACGCCCGACGCAGACCGACTTGGACTTGGGCTTCAACCGACCATGAATTCCAGTATTCGTTGCGCAATTTCATAGAGGACAGGTATCTCCACTACGTGGATAGTAGAATTAAAACTCTAGGGAACGTTGATGACCCATTTACGATCATAACTGGAGGATGGTTGAAAATCAGAGGGGGAGTTTACCGTGGTTCTGGTTCTTATTTCACAGAGCTACATTTGGATAGGTCCCAGGAAGTGGTCCCGTTCGCAACTGAGCGTTCCCAATTAGAGTCTTCTGTCTTCAACTGGAACGGAGCACTGTCTCAGCTATACTATATCCGATTAGGACAGTTCTCAACCCGACCTACATATCGCACGGTTGTCGTTCGGGAATCATGGCTCATAGTGCGGCGAGTGGAAgcagaggaggaagaggagaaagagtaTGAGAGATTGGGCATTGCTTACCGAACGCACACTAGTAGTCTAGATGAGGGAGAAGGGCAGGACACGACGGAAGAGTATAGGAGATTGAGCATTGGTTACCCAGTACCCACCAAGAGACTAGAGAACGAATGGTACtgggtggaggagaaggggaagaagaagttgacaCCTGCATTCCGGGTGATGGATCTCAAGCTGGTGTAA